The Starkeya sp. ORNL1 DNA window GCGGGTGCTTGCTCAAGGCCCGCCTGCTTCGCCACTGCTCAAAAGATCATCGATAGCGTGACGCGAGGGCGCCTTCTGCGCAGGCAAACAGCAGGGCGAAACTGTACTGCTGATCTCGAACAACCTCATCCTGAGGTGCCCGGCGGTAGCCGGGCCTCGAAGGATGCCCATCCCCGATGACCGCCTTCTGCTTCAGCATCCTTCGAGGCTCGCTACGCTCGCACCTCAGGATGAGGTGGCTCGTTTAGAATCCGCCTCTCGGGCCCTCATCTTCCGTAGAACGAGACGCCGCTCGCGCCTCGGCCAGTTCGTCGCGGCGGCCGCAGCAGGCCCTCGTCTTCCAGCAGACGCCAGGTGCGCGGCCCCATCGGCCGGCGGGCGAGGCGTGCAATGTCGGCGGGCGTGTCGAGATCGACTGCCATGCCGGGAAAGGCACCGATGCTGGGCACGATACCGAGCCGTTCCGCGGCCGCGCGATGGGCCATGAAGCTGCCCGGCCCGAAGGCGAAATCGATCGCATCGGGCGGGCTCGCCAGCAGTGCGTTGGTCCCCTGCCCGTCATGGGCCGCAACCAGGCTGACCGCGCGGCCCTCGCCGTGTCCGGCCAGCAATCGGACGATCTCGGCGGTGGTGACGGCGGGAATATCGCCCGGCAGCACCAGCATGCCGCCCGCGCCCTCGACCTTGAGCGTGCGGGCTGCTGCTGCCAGCGTCTCGTTGAGGCCGTGATCGGCATCGGCAAGCACGCGCGCGCCATGCCGCGCGGCGATCAGGCGGGCTTCGGGCTCGCCGGTCGCCACAGCATATCCGGCCAGCCCCTCGACCCCCGCCAGCGCCGCCAGCACGTCCTCCAGCATGGCGCGCACCAGGGCCTGCCGCAGATCCGCGGGGAAAGCGGCGGCAAGGCGGCTCTTCGCGCGGGAAAACGCCTTCACCGGCACCACCGCCCAGATGCCGGCCGCGCTCATGCCCGGCCCCCCGCCAGCTCGGCTACGGCGGCGAGCACGGTGCGCGCGAGATAGATGCGATCGTCGAGGCTGCGCATCAGTGTCGCCGCCGCGAAGACCCGCATGCCGGCGGGCACCTCGACATCGGCGTCGAGGGCGTCGACCATGAGGCCGTCGATCAGGCCTTCATAGTGCCGCGCGACGGTGGCGGCGCTGGGTTCGAGGCCGAGCTCGGCCATCATCTTCGCGGTCGGCCCCTTCACCGCTTGCCCGGCGATGATCGGCGAGACCGCAAGCGCCGGCACGCGCCGGGCACGCAGCGCCTCTCGCATCCCCGGCACGGCGAGGATGGGATCGACCGACAGATACGGGTTAGACGGGCAGATGATGATCGCGGCCAGCGCCGGATCGGCGATGGCCGCGGCCACATCGGGCGCCATACGCGCGCTCACCGCTCCGGTGAACTCCAGCGCCTCCACTGCCGGCTCGCAGCGTCGGCGGACGAAATAATGCTGGAAGTCGAGCCAGCCCTCGTCGGTGCGCACGCGGGTGCGCACTGCGTCGTCGCTCATCGGCAGGATGCGCGAGGCGATGCCGAAGCGCTGTCGGAACGCCTCCGTCACCATGGACAGCGTCTCGCCGGCCCCGAGGCGCCTAGTGCGCTCGACATGGGTGGCGAGGTCCCCGTCGCCGAGCAGGAACCAGCTCTCGCCGCCGAGCGCAGCAATCGCCTTCATGAAGGTCCAGGTCTCGTCGCGGCGGCCCCAGCCCTTGGTGGGATCGTCGAGGCCGGCGAGGGTGTAGAGCAGCGTGTCGATGTCGGGCGATACATGCAGGCCGAGATGATTGAAATCATCGCCGGTATTCGCCACCACGGTGAGCGCGCAGGCCGGCAGCAACCGGTCGAGCCCGAGCGCGAGCTTCGCCCCGCCGATGCCGCCGGAGAGCGCCACCACCTTCGCGCCGTCGCTCATCGGAACAGATCCTCCGCTGCCGGCCGGATCAGATCGATCGCCGCGCCGGGCGAGCCGGCGGGCGAGAGGCCGCGCACCAGCACCACCGGGCGCCCCTCGTCCGCCTGCCCCATCAGTAGCGAGGCGCCGGCGGCGATCTCGTCGGCGTGGCCAACCAAGGTCACCTGCAAGGGCCGGCCGAACAGGTCCGGCTCGCCGCGCCGGTCGAGCAAGGCCGGCAGGCCGGCCGCGCCGATGGCGACGCCCATGGTGCCGAGCCGCCAGGCACGGCCGAAACTGTCATTGATCACCACGGCGATCCCGGTGCCGCTCGCAGCGCTGAGCGCCGCGCTCAGGCGCCGCGCGCTGGCGTCCGGGTCCTCCGGCAGCAGCAGCGCCATCTCGCGGCCCTCAGTCGCCACGTTCGACTGGTCGATGCCGGCATTGGCCATGATGAGGCCGAGCCGGTGCTCGACGATCAGCACGCCGGGCCGCGCCCGTACCACCCGCCGGCTCTCGCGCAAGATAAGCTCGACAAGGCGCGCATCCTTGCGGGTCTCCGCCGCCAGAGCGGTCGCCTCGGCGGAAGGCGTGACGGTGGCGAGATCGACCAACCGGCCCTCCGCTTTGGAGACGATCTTCTGTGCGAAGACCACGGCGTCGCCAGAGCAAAGCTCTAGCCCGGCCCTGGCAATGCCAGCCAGCGCCAGCGCCGCGAGATCATCGCCCGGCCCGACCAGCGGAAAGCCGGGGATGGCGACGAACTCGATGCGGGGCGCTTCCATGAGGCGTCCCTAGCCGAACTTCGCGCGCAGCTTCGGCAGCACCTCGGCCGCATAGAGGCGCAGGAAGCGCTCCTGGTCGGCGCCCGGCGCATGGAACACCAGGTGCCGGAAGCCGAGCGCGACATAGGCGCCGATCTTCTCGACATGCTCGTCCGGATCGGTGGAAACGATCCAGCGGCTGGCGGCGCGCTCGACGGGGAGCGCATCGGCCAGCCGCTCCATCTCCAGCGGGTCGTCGACCGACATCTTCTCTTCAGGCGACAGTGTAAGAGCCGCCCATAAGCGCGTGTCCTGCTTCGCCTTTTCCATGTCGGTGTCGAACGACACCTTCATCTCGATCATGCGGTCGAAGCCGATCACCACGCGGCCGGATTCGGCGAGCCCTGCGGCCACGTTCGGCAGCAGCGTCTC harbors:
- the cofC gene encoding 2-phospho-L-lactate guanylyltransferase, with amino-acid sequence MSAAGIWAVVPVKAFSRAKSRLAAAFPADLRQALVRAMLEDVLAALAGVEGLAGYAVATGEPEARLIAARHGARVLADADHGLNETLAAAARTLKVEGAGGMLVLPGDIPAVTTAEIVRLLAGHGEGRAVSLVAAHDGQGTNALLASPPDAIDFAFGPGSFMAHRAAAERLGIVPSIGAFPGMAVDLDTPADIARLARRPMGPRTWRLLEDEGLLRPPRRTGRGASGVSFYGR
- the cofD gene encoding 2-phospho-L-lactate transferase: MSDGAKVVALSGGIGGAKLALGLDRLLPACALTVVANTGDDFNHLGLHVSPDIDTLLYTLAGLDDPTKGWGRRDETWTFMKAIAALGGESWFLLGDGDLATHVERTRRLGAGETLSMVTEAFRQRFGIASRILPMSDDAVRTRVRTDEGWLDFQHYFVRRRCEPAVEALEFTGAVSARMAPDVAAAIADPALAAIIICPSNPYLSVDPILAVPGMREALRARRVPALAVSPIIAGQAVKGPTAKMMAELGLEPSAATVARHYEGLIDGLMVDALDADVEVPAGMRVFAAATLMRSLDDRIYLARTVLAAVAELAGGRA
- the cofE gene encoding coenzyme F420-0:L-glutamate ligase: MEAPRIEFVAIPGFPLVGPGDDLAALALAGIARAGLELCSGDAVVFAQKIVSKAEGRLVDLATVTPSAEATALAAETRKDARLVELILRESRRVVRARPGVLIVEHRLGLIMANAGIDQSNVATEGREMALLLPEDPDASARRLSAALSAASGTGIAVVINDSFGRAWRLGTMGVAIGAAGLPALLDRRGEPDLFGRPLQVTLVGHADEIAAGASLLMGQADEGRPVVLVRGLSPAGSPGAAIDLIRPAAEDLFR